In the Anastrepha obliqua isolate idAnaObli1 chromosome 1, idAnaObli1_1.0, whole genome shotgun sequence genome, one interval contains:
- the LOC129235593 gene encoding 40S ribosomal protein S13 codes for MGRMHAPGKGISQSALPYRRTVPSWLKLNAEDVKDHIKKLGKKGMTPSKIGIILRDSHGVAQVRFVNGNKILRIMKSVGLKPDIPEDLYHMIKKAVAIRKHLERNRKDKDGKFRLILVESRIHRLARYYKTKSVLPPNWKYESSTASALVA; via the exons ATGGGTCGTATGCACGCTCCTgg TAAGGGTATTTCCCAATCAGCACTTCCCTACAGACGTACGGTGCCTTCTTGGCTCAAATTGAATGCCGAAGATGTGAAAGATCATATCAAGAAATTGGGCAAAAAGGGCATGACTCCTTCCAAAATTG GTATCATTCTTCGTGATTCGCATGGTGTGGCACAGGTACGTTTTGTGAATGGTAATAAAATCCTGCGTATCATGAAATCCGTTGGACTCAAACCCGACATCCCTGAGGATTTGTACCACATGATCAAAAAGGCTGTTGCTATCCGTAAGCATTTGGAGCGTAATCGCAAGGACAAGGATGGTAAATTCCGTTTGATTTTGGTTGAATCCAGAATCCACAGATTGGCTCGCTACTACAAAACAAAGAGTGTTCTGCCACCCAACTGGAAATACGAATCCAGCACCGCTTCCGCATTGGTAGCTTAA